In one Bactrocera tryoni isolate S06 chromosome 5, CSIRO_BtryS06_freeze2, whole genome shotgun sequence genomic region, the following are encoded:
- the LOC120778087 gene encoding gustatory receptor for sugar taste 64f-like, whose translation MPEMYGSTQHKQDRNLFEFCARIDGAIPLITMTFFGIILYIICAQLLRSLNKMSPLAHVACFYFSLFYLIGRTLAVSLYSASIKDESRKPLRVLR comes from the exons ATGCCTGAGATGTACGGGTCGACGCAACACAAGCAAGACCGGAACTTGTTCGAGTTCTGTGCACGCATTGACGGCGCCATTCCGCTCATCACGATGAcattttttggaataattttgtatatcaTTTGTGCGCAACTGTTGCGTAGTCTAAA CAAAATGTCACCGCTCGCCCATGTCGcgtgcttttacttttcgcTATTCTACCTTATCGGCCGTACCTTGGCCGTTTCATTGTATTCGGCCAGCATCAAAGATGAGTCACGGAAGCCGTTGCGCGTGCTACGCTGA